A genomic window from Lotus japonicus ecotype B-129 chromosome 1, LjGifu_v1.2 includes:
- the LOC130710747 gene encoding uncharacterized protein LOC130710747 translates to MVGALVGKLGFGGFGVGYDCNGTVYKVFDDVSSLSRAKETWRILVKVIRAWKGQRLSGSKLAFTLEVVLMDNKEFHLKTSERAMHTHASSSSTLQCDGSHKPTGKSHGYHLYGVQIKFIELKLACGILTTLDNQYEELRLSIIELCFVIMDQVWASGFSAAFLNKNRVSTKGRVFFDESGIKVSISSDAAAGPKTAATEAASLLIPKNFFEVILYLPTVNRRLSNFLSMLSTKQPSCLQLYMYSSADMVISVVSVESFVEAQHRAGHDVRACNFVSSPHVDHFRNDPKLYTSQLSKFLEECVQ, encoded by the exons TTTACAAGGTGTTTGATGATGTTTCTTCTCTATCACGAGCTAAGGAGACATGGAGAATCTTAGTGAAGGTTATCAGGGCATGGAAAGGTCAGAGATTAAGTGGTAGCAAGTTAGCATTCACTCTCGAGGTTGTTCTCATGGACAATAAG GAATTTCACCTCAAGACATCAGAGAGGGCCATGCACACACATGCTTCTTCATCATCGACACTTCAATGCGATGGTTCTCATAAG CCAACAGGTAAATCTCATGGATATCATTTATATGGGGTGCAGATCAAGTTTATTGAACTCAAGTTGGCATGTG GGATATTGACAACTTTAGATAATCAATATGAAGAATTGCGCCTATCAATAATTGAGCTCTGCTTTGTTATTATGGATCAG GTATGGGCCTCTGGTTTCTCTGCAGCGTTTCTCAACAAGAATAGGGTCTCTACAAAAGGACGTGTATTCTTTGATGAATCCGGCATTAAAGTATCAATTAGTAGTGATGCAGCTGCAGGACCCAAAACTGCAGCAACAGAAGCAGCTTCGCTATTGATACCAAAGAATTTTTTTGAGGTTATTCTGTATCTCCCAACTGTGAATAG GAGGCTCTCTAATTTTTTGAGCATGTTATCAACAAAGCAACCAAGTTGTCTGCAGTTATACATGTATAGTTCTGCAGACATGGTTATATCCGTTGTTTCAGTGGAATCGTTTGTGGAGGCACAGCATAGGGCTGGACATGATGTGAGGGCATGCAATTTTGTGTCCTCACCCCATGTTGACCACTTTAGAAATGATCCAAAATTGTATACTTCTCAGCTAAGTAAATTTCTAGAGGAGTGTGTTCAATAA